In the genome of Tannockella kyphosi, one region contains:
- a CDS encoding ISL3 family transposase translates to MYDFIINLLDLKAQDIQFIDSVVQSNHSDFLVTFKQRKQVCPHCGSITSTVKDYKTRELKHKVIIHCDTTIFYRQRRYKCNHCKKTFIEPNPFGNSRKTLTPTTIINILNDLKPYTATYSSIASKYHVSVGTVVDIFDKHVQIPRKQLTDILCWDEFYFNRHAEKKYAFMIMDFRKKYIIDIVESRWNEDLTNYFFSIPLKEREKVKYIIIDMYQNYADIAHIFFPDAVISIDPFHATKKVTDSLNSVRKRIMRSFSEDKDKLEYKLLKSRYYILLKNKDTLDFENLYYDYLLKYTTTKTALLRELLNISDVLHNAYKIKEEFIAFQDDDSTTFVSREKKEQELDSLIKKMLLSNIQEMIDCASTLKNWKVEILNSFHWIDNRRLSNGPIEGKNNYIKKIISNGNGLSNFQRARNKFIYSQNLYETYTISEHSTRIKRVGSPRGPYKKSKK, encoded by the coding sequence ATGTACGATTTTATCATTAATCTTTTAGATTTAAAAGCACAAGATATACAATTCATTGATTCTGTTGTTCAATCAAATCATTCTGATTTCCTAGTAACTTTCAAACAAAGAAAACAAGTCTGTCCTCACTGTGGTTCCATTACAAGCACTGTAAAAGATTATAAAACTAGAGAATTAAAACATAAAGTTATTATTCATTGTGACACTACTATATTCTATCGTCAGCGTCGTTATAAATGCAATCACTGTAAGAAAACTTTTATTGAACCTAATCCTTTTGGAAACAGTAGAAAAACACTAACTCCTACTACTATCATTAATATATTAAATGACTTGAAGCCTTATACAGCTACCTATTCTAGTATTGCTTCTAAGTATCATGTTTCTGTTGGTACAGTTGTTGATATTTTTGACAAACATGTTCAAATACCTAGAAAACAATTAACCGATATACTCTGTTGGGATGAATTTTATTTCAACCGACACGCTGAAAAAAAATACGCTTTTATGATCATGGATTTTCGTAAAAAGTATATTATTGATATAGTAGAATCTAGATGGAACGAAGACTTAACCAACTATTTTTTTAGTATTCCTTTAAAAGAAAGAGAGAAAGTAAAATATATTATCATTGATATGTATCAAAATTATGCTGATATAGCACATATTTTCTTTCCCGATGCAGTTATTTCTATTGATCCGTTCCATGCAACAAAAAAAGTAACTGATTCTTTGAACAGTGTGAGAAAACGTATTATGCGTTCCTTTAGTGAAGATAAAGACAAATTAGAATATAAACTGCTCAAAAGTAGATATTACATACTATTAAAAAATAAGGACACTCTAGACTTTGAGAATTTATACTATGATTACTTACTAAAGTATACAACCACAAAAACAGCACTACTAAGAGAGCTATTAAATATTAGCGATGTTTTACATAACGCATATAAGATAAAAGAAGAGTTTATTGCTTTTCAAGATGATGACTCAACTACATTTGTTTCCAGAGAAAAGAAAGAACAAGAATTAGATTCTTTAATCAAGAAGATGCTTCTATCCAACATCCAAGAAATGATAGACTGTGCAAGCACTTTAAAAAATTGGAAAGTAGAGATATTAAATTCTTTTCACTGGATAGATAATCGAAGATTATCCAATGGACCTATAGAAGGGAAAAACAACTATATCAAAAAGATCATAAGCAACGGGAATGGGCTAAGTAATTTCCAAAGAGCCCGAAATAAGTTCATCTACTCTCAAAACTTATACGAAACATATACTATAAGTGAACATTCTACCAGAATAAAAAGAGTAGGATCACCAAGGGGCCCCTACAAAAAATCGAAAAAATAA